One genomic segment of Aquipluma nitroreducens includes these proteins:
- a CDS encoding glycoside hydrolase family 97 protein translates to MKKLFYTFLLVCCSVLLINAQELRSPDGNLTMNFSVQNNGIPTYRLTFKGKDVIKLSNLGLELKDETPPVKFGTEMGMKSESDNEKTSLYDNFVVMDNKTATFDETWQPVWGEVRNIRNNYNELTVTLNQKGTDQNILIRFRLFNDGLGFRYEFPQQKNLNYFVIKEEKTQFAMPGDITAYWIPGDYDTQEYDYTISKLSEIKGLFHSAVTDNSSQTQYSETGVQAPLMLKSNDGLYISVHEAALVNYACMNLNLDDKNMIFESWLTPDAKGDKGYMQTPCTSPWRTVIVSDDARDILSSKITLNLNEPCKIQDVSWIKPCKYLGVWWQMITGMSSWSYTNELSSVQLGITDYTNVRSNGTHGATTKRVKEYIDFAALHGFDGVLVEGWNIGWEDWFGHSKDYVFDFITPYPDFNLSEIRDYAKSKGVKMIMHHETSASVRNYERHLDQAFRFMKDNGYDAVKTGYVGNIIPRGEHHYSQWLVNHYQYVLEKAAEYKIMVNAHEAVRPTGICRTYPNLIGNEAARGTEYQAFGGSKPNHTSILPFTRLIGGPMDYTPGIFEMDISKLNPNNKSHVNSTLANQLALYVTMSSPLQMAADLPENYNRFLDAFQFIKDVALDWDDSKYLEAEPGEYITVARKAKGKNNWFVGNTCGEKGFTSNINFDFLNPEKTYIATIYADAKDAHYKTNPQAYTIRKAIVTYKSKLTQQSAPGGGYAISIFEVTDKSQTKGLEKL, encoded by the coding sequence ATGAAAAAGCTATTTTATACATTTTTACTTGTATGCTGTTCAGTTTTGCTGATAAATGCACAGGAACTAAGATCTCCTGATGGTAATCTGACGATGAATTTTTCCGTTCAGAATAATGGTATTCCTACTTACCGGTTGACTTTTAAAGGTAAAGATGTTATCAAATTAAGTAACCTTGGATTAGAATTAAAAGATGAGACTCCACCGGTAAAGTTTGGTACCGAAATGGGGATGAAGTCAGAATCAGACAATGAAAAAACATCTTTGTATGATAATTTTGTTGTTATGGATAATAAAACAGCAACTTTCGATGAAACATGGCAGCCTGTTTGGGGAGAAGTCAGAAATATTAGAAATAATTATAACGAATTGACCGTAACGCTCAATCAAAAAGGAACAGACCAAAATATTCTGATTCGGTTTCGCCTTTTCAATGACGGTTTGGGTTTTCGTTATGAATTCCCTCAACAAAAAAACCTGAACTATTTTGTTATCAAAGAAGAGAAGACCCAATTTGCTATGCCAGGAGATATCACAGCTTATTGGATACCTGGAGATTATGATACTCAGGAATATGATTATACGATTTCTAAACTTTCCGAAATAAAGGGATTATTTCACTCTGCTGTTACCGATAATTCTTCTCAAACACAGTATTCCGAAACAGGCGTTCAAGCTCCTTTGATGCTTAAGAGCAACGACGGACTTTATATAAGCGTTCACGAAGCTGCTTTAGTGAATTATGCTTGTATGAACCTGAATTTGGATGATAAAAACATGATTTTTGAGTCGTGGTTAACACCTGATGCAAAAGGAGATAAAGGTTATATGCAGACTCCATGCACCTCTCCATGGAGAACAGTAATTGTGAGTGACGATGCCCGTGATATTTTGTCATCAAAAATAACATTGAACCTAAATGAGCCCTGTAAAATACAGGATGTATCCTGGATTAAGCCTTGTAAATACCTGGGCGTATGGTGGCAAATGATTACTGGCATGAGTTCCTGGTCGTATACCAATGAATTATCAAGTGTACAATTGGGTATAACCGATTACACCAATGTAAGATCAAACGGAACGCATGGAGCAACAACCAAGCGCGTAAAAGAATACATTGATTTTGCAGCATTGCATGGGTTCGATGGCGTATTGGTTGAGGGCTGGAATATTGGTTGGGAAGATTGGTTTGGACATTCAAAAGATTATGTATTTGATTTTATAACCCCCTATCCGGATTTTAATCTTTCTGAAATACGTGATTATGCAAAAAGCAAAGGAGTTAAAATGATTATGCATCATGAAACATCTGCTTCCGTTCGAAACTATGAACGCCATTTGGATCAAGCATTTCGATTTATGAAAGATAACGGATATGATGCCGTAAAAACTGGCTATGTGGGCAATATTATTCCCCGAGGAGAACATCATTACAGTCAATGGTTGGTGAACCATTATCAGTACGTTTTAGAAAAAGCGGCCGAATACAAAATTATGGTGAACGCGCACGAAGCCGTGCGACCTACTGGTATCTGTCGTACTTATCCAAATTTGATTGGAAATGAAGCTGCGCGTGGCACTGAATACCAAGCGTTTGGTGGAAGTAAACCAAATCATACGTCCATTCTGCCGTTTACCCGTTTAATAGGTGGTCCAATGGATTATACACCCGGTATTTTTGAAATGGATATATCGAAACTGAATCCGAACAATAAATCTCATGTGAATAGTACTTTAGCAAATCAATTAGCTTTATACGTAACTATGTCAAGCCCTTTGCAAATGGCTGCCGATTTACCCGAAAACTACAACAGATTTCTTGATGCTTTCCAGTTTATAAAGGATGTTGCTTTGGATTGGGACGATAGTAAATATTTGGAAGCAGAACCGGGAGAATACATAACTGTGGCTCGCAAAGCAAAAGGCAAAAATAATTGGTTTGTCGGAAATACGTGTGGGGAAAAAGGTTTCACCTCGAATATTAATTTCGACTTTCTTAATCCTGAAAAAACATATATAGCAACAATTTATGCTGATGCAAAAGATGCTCACTATAAAACTAATCCACAGGCTTATACTATTCGAAAAGCGATTGTAACTTATAAGTCCAAATTGACTCAACAGTCAGCCCCAGGAGGCGGCTATGCAATTAGTATTTTTGAAGTAACTGATAAGTCACAAACTAAAGGGTTGGAAAAATTATAG
- the tnpC gene encoding IS66 family transposase, whose product MTVEEEGFLQQILEERDRLFRETSRLKSQLSNFENFDSERSTYQKQIVGKDQLITEKDRAISQLDETINKLKQQIEMLQRRIWGKSSERYINEDPLQRKLDFEGLDLLPEEKELATSAKEEIEKYKTIRVIEVKEKNHPVRKPLPESLPREETHIYPQHIELENWIELAPEITEVLERESARWYVRRIIRHKYALKDKSQDVEKQIITAPMPVLPIAKSYAGASVLADIIIDKYVNHLPFYRQIQMFKQQGISIAPATINGWFQDVADLIRPTYYRLKELVLASDYIQSDETTIPIINNEKHTTIKGYIWMIRAVMDNLVFFHYDHGSRAQKVALQLFKDFQGVIQTDGYAVYDIYENKKGVLPIGCWAHARRKFEEALAEDKVRASYALEQIGLLYQVERQADQQQLSYDERADLRSRLAYPIMVAFEKWLLNEYPKVLPKGRIGKAIRYTYNIYHKLTRYHLDGRLKIDNNLGENAIRPIALGRKNWLFCGNHDAAENAAIMYSMLGCCKASEVNFREWLVYFLNNIHNYDNDYSKDLAELLPHNFKLQNQICNSSIS is encoded by the coding sequence ATGACAGTTGAAGAAGAGGGTTTTTTACAGCAAATTCTGGAAGAACGTGACCGGCTTTTTAGGGAAACTTCCAGGCTTAAAAGTCAACTTTCCAACTTTGAAAACTTCGATTCAGAAAGATCCACTTACCAAAAACAAATTGTCGGAAAAGACCAGCTGATTACCGAAAAAGATCGGGCAATCAGCCAACTGGATGAAACAATTAACAAGCTGAAACAACAGATAGAGATGCTCCAGCGAAGGATCTGGGGCAAATCCAGTGAACGGTATATCAATGAGGATCCCCTGCAACGAAAGCTCGATTTTGAGGGACTTGACCTGCTTCCGGAAGAAAAGGAACTTGCAACCAGTGCCAAAGAGGAGATCGAAAAGTACAAGACCATCCGTGTTATAGAGGTAAAGGAGAAAAACCATCCGGTACGCAAACCGCTGCCCGAAAGTCTACCGAGAGAAGAAACCCACATTTATCCACAGCACATTGAACTCGAGAATTGGATAGAACTGGCTCCGGAAATTACAGAAGTTCTGGAACGCGAATCTGCCAGATGGTATGTGCGCCGGATCATCCGCCACAAATATGCGTTGAAAGATAAAAGCCAGGATGTGGAAAAGCAAATCATTACAGCTCCCATGCCCGTACTTCCCATAGCAAAAAGCTATGCCGGGGCAAGTGTTTTGGCTGATATTATCATCGACAAATATGTGAACCATCTTCCTTTCTATCGTCAGATCCAGATGTTCAAACAACAGGGTATATCCATTGCACCTGCAACCATTAACGGCTGGTTTCAGGATGTAGCCGACCTGATCAGGCCTACTTATTACCGGTTAAAGGAGCTGGTGCTGGCTTCGGATTATATACAGAGCGATGAAACAACGATCCCGATTATAAATAACGAAAAGCACACCACGATAAAAGGATACATCTGGATGATCCGTGCGGTTATGGACAACCTGGTCTTTTTTCATTACGACCACGGTTCCCGGGCACAAAAGGTCGCACTGCAATTGTTTAAGGATTTTCAAGGCGTAATCCAGACCGATGGTTATGCCGTTTACGATATTTACGAAAACAAAAAGGGCGTTCTGCCCATTGGGTGCTGGGCTCATGCCCGGCGTAAATTTGAAGAGGCTTTGGCAGAGGACAAAGTCAGGGCTTCTTATGCGCTGGAGCAAATAGGACTGCTCTATCAGGTGGAGAGGCAAGCCGATCAGCAGCAACTCTCTTATGACGAGCGCGCCGATCTTCGTTCCCGCTTGGCTTATCCTATTATGGTAGCCTTCGAAAAATGGCTGCTAAATGAATACCCCAAAGTTTTGCCCAAAGGGCGTATCGGAAAGGCTATCCGCTACACCTATAACATTTACCACAAGTTGACCCGATACCATTTGGATGGTCGGTTGAAAATTGACAACAATCTCGGAGAAAATGCTATCCGTCCAATTGCCCTAGGCCGGAAGAATTGGTTGTTCTGTGGAAACCACGATGCAGCCGAAAATGCAGCAATCATGTATTCCATGCTGGGCTGTTGCAAGGCAAGCGAAGTAAACTTCCGCGAGTGGCTGGTATACTTTCTGAATAACATCCACAATTACGATAACGATTACAGCAAGGATCTGGCCGAATTACTTCCACACAACTTCAAACTTCAAAACCAGATTTGTAACAGTTCCATCTCCTAA
- the tnpB gene encoding IS66 family insertion sequence element accessory protein TnpB (TnpB, as the term is used for proteins encoded by IS66 family insertion elements, is considered an accessory protein, since TnpC, encoded by a neighboring gene, is a DDE family transposase.): MFSLTSSMRYYLYSYPTDMRRSFYTLSGMVTNQMGRNVQDGDVYIFINRPCTSMKILHLECGGLVIYHMKLESGSFKLPVFDESTNTFQASWQELMLMVQGTSPDGKMNKKRWEKPSKQ; encoded by the coding sequence ATGTTCAGCCTCACTTCGTCAATGCGGTATTACCTGTATTCGTACCCAACGGATATGCGCCGGAGTTTTTACACCCTGAGCGGAATGGTGACCAACCAGATGGGGCGCAACGTGCAGGACGGGGATGTTTATATCTTTATCAACCGCCCGTGTACCAGCATGAAAATCCTGCACTTGGAATGCGGTGGTTTGGTGATCTATCACATGAAACTGGAATCGGGCAGTTTTAAACTACCGGTTTTTGATGAAAGTACCAATACGTTTCAAGCCAGCTGGCAGGAGTTGATGCTGATGGTACAGGGTACCTCACCGGATGGAAAAATGAATAAAAAAAGATGGGAAAAACCTTCGAAACAGTAG
- a CDS encoding glycoside hydrolase family 97 protein, translated as MKKYSYLLLSFLFMVCNVYSNNDKTSVSSPNGQIKVEFNIDKEGKAFYNVSHKNVPVIGNSYISFKFNDAKELKENLSVVDTKKNTINESWERIWGPTLKVVNNCNMLEIQLQEKSKLKRRFNVIFKVYDDGLGFRYQFPEQKNLNKVFIADEQTEFHLSGDYTCWWNPGDWDSDEHLFSKTKFSEIDGTPYLKNQLTHSYIPDVMAVNTPLTMKTKDGIYLSFHEANLTNYASMTLKCDTKNLKMTSALVAWEDGTKVKTQTPFETPWRTIQIAESAAGLIESNLIENLNEKCKIENTDWIHPQKYIGLWWAMHVGQYDWEMDKNNHGTTTQRSKSYIDFAAKHDIESVLIEGWNECNPKWMVGERKCQFDWITSYPDFDFPEVVRYAKEKGVKIIGQHETNGLAGKYMNEMEGAYNFMNELGIKTVKSGYVGAKVPANNYQQGQYMIEHYRAAIEKAAEHKIQLFVHEAIKPTGLCRTYPNLLAEEAARGQEFNAWGTPGNNPSHVVILPFTRMLAGSMDFTPGIFDIKLKYRENNQVPSTLAQQLALYVVFYSPVQMACDLPENYENNPAFQFIRDVPVEWDNSKVINAEIGEYLTIARKEKDTDNWALGSITNEEKRNFEVPLTFLNEGVQYQAFIYADGENAHWDKNPLDYSIRNKYVTSKSVLKIKLAEGGGQAIFFKAIE; from the coding sequence ATGAAAAAATACAGTTATCTTTTGTTGTCCTTTCTCTTTATGGTTTGTAATGTATATTCAAACAACGATAAAACATCTGTTAGTTCACCCAACGGTCAGATTAAGGTTGAATTTAACATCGATAAGGAAGGAAAGGCGTTTTATAACGTTTCACATAAAAATGTGCCGGTCATCGGCAATTCCTACATCTCCTTCAAATTCAATGATGCAAAAGAATTAAAGGAAAATTTATCAGTTGTTGACACAAAGAAGAATACCATCAATGAATCGTGGGAACGAATCTGGGGGCCAACCTTAAAAGTTGTCAATAATTGCAACATGCTGGAAATTCAACTTCAGGAAAAATCAAAGTTGAAGAGAAGGTTTAATGTGATTTTCAAAGTTTATGACGATGGTCTAGGTTTCCGGTACCAGTTTCCGGAACAAAAAAACCTGAACAAGGTATTTATTGCTGACGAACAGACTGAATTTCATTTAAGTGGCGATTATACCTGTTGGTGGAATCCAGGCGATTGGGATAGCGATGAGCACCTCTTCTCCAAAACAAAATTCAGCGAAATAGATGGAACTCCGTATTTAAAAAACCAATTAACACATTCGTATATTCCGGACGTAATGGCAGTAAATACGCCGTTAACAATGAAGACAAAGGATGGAATCTATCTCAGTTTTCATGAAGCAAACCTGACCAATTACGCCAGCATGACCCTGAAGTGTGACACTAAAAACTTAAAAATGACCAGTGCATTGGTCGCCTGGGAAGATGGCACCAAAGTGAAAACGCAAACACCTTTTGAAACACCCTGGAGAACCATTCAGATTGCCGAATCGGCAGCTGGTTTAATTGAATCGAATTTGATTGAGAACCTGAACGAAAAATGTAAAATCGAAAATACCGATTGGATTCATCCCCAAAAATATATCGGACTCTGGTGGGCTATGCATGTAGGTCAATACGATTGGGAAATGGACAAGAACAACCATGGAACAACCACCCAAAGATCAAAAAGTTACATTGATTTTGCGGCTAAACACGATATTGAGTCTGTTCTGATTGAAGGTTGGAATGAATGTAATCCAAAGTGGATGGTTGGAGAAAGAAAATGCCAGTTTGACTGGATTACATCTTATCCGGATTTTGATTTCCCTGAAGTAGTGCGTTATGCCAAAGAAAAGGGAGTTAAAATTATTGGTCAGCACGAAACAAATGGTTTAGCCGGAAAGTACATGAATGAAATGGAAGGTGCTTATAACTTTATGAATGAACTGGGTATAAAGACCGTAAAATCAGGGTATGTAGGTGCGAAAGTTCCAGCCAATAATTATCAGCAAGGTCAATATATGATTGAACATTACCGGGCAGCCATTGAGAAAGCCGCCGAACATAAAATCCAGCTGTTTGTGCACGAAGCCATTAAGCCTACAGGATTATGCCGGACATATCCCAATTTATTGGCCGAAGAAGCCGCCCGTGGACAGGAATTTAATGCTTGGGGAACACCTGGAAATAATCCTTCACATGTGGTAATCCTGCCGTTCACCAGGATGCTTGCAGGGTCAATGGATTTCACTCCAGGAATCTTTGATATCAAGCTGAAATACCGTGAAAACAATCAGGTTCCATCAACTTTGGCACAGCAACTGGCCTTATATGTGGTCTTTTACAGTCCGGTTCAAATGGCTTGTGATTTACCTGAAAACTATGAAAATAATCCTGCTTTCCAGTTTATCCGTGATGTTCCGGTTGAATGGGACAATTCCAAAGTGATTAATGCTGAAATCGGCGAATATTTGACCATTGCCAGAAAAGAAAAAGATACCGATAATTGGGCTTTGGGAAGTATCACCAATGAAGAAAAAAGAAATTTTGAGGTTCCCCTTACGTTTTTAAATGAAGGAGTTCAATATCAGGCATTCATTTATGCTGACGGAGAAAATGCTCATTGGGATAAAAACCCTCTGGATTATTCCATTCGTAACAAATATGTAACCAGCAAATCAGTACTGAAAATAAAACTTGCTGAAGGCGGAGGACAGGCAATCTTCTTTAAAGCCATAGAATAA
- a CDS encoding RagB/SusD family nutrient uptake outer membrane protein, translating to MKKIIYISLALIFTMSCTKLDEKLYDKVASVEYGKTPEEIKTIVGNAYASLRGFNDGITISYPTGEYVFFLNEIASEEACIATKVGGGWYDGGVYLEAQKHTWTPANRMILASWRYCFEGVSKVNSVIFQVEESNLSEEQKKAINVELRGIRAYYYYQLLDMFGNVPIVTDYKNAELPANSSRKQVFEFVESELKDIVNELPSATIYARFTQNVANALLGRLYLNAEVFTGTPRWQDCINACKKVTNYILEPNYFTNFLIQNEVSKENIFMIPYDSKSGTTGNYLQSMCVQEYQKFAISRTGNYPGSPNGLLSQPGLYSSFDNNDVRKKSLLEGKQINLSTGKVILLDDGTELNYTEAIGDINAANANEGVRMYKYEVKDGEGWERDHDWVLIRYSEILLMQAECYIRLGNSELARPFVQQIRSRAGLSTPATLDLNFINNELKFEFVYEGHRRTDNIRFGDYFRPWWNKGVTSAYRGIFPIPQSVLEKNKNLIQNPGY from the coding sequence ATGAAAAAAATAATATATATCTCTCTGGCTCTTATATTTACCATGAGCTGTACGAAACTTGACGAAAAACTGTATGATAAAGTGGCATCTGTTGAATATGGAAAGACCCCGGAGGAAATCAAAACAATTGTTGGAAATGCTTATGCTTCATTACGGGGGTTTAATGATGGAATTACAATTTCCTATCCAACCGGCGAATATGTCTTCTTTTTAAATGAAATTGCTTCAGAAGAAGCATGCATCGCAACTAAAGTTGGTGGTGGCTGGTACGATGGAGGAGTTTATCTGGAAGCTCAGAAACATACATGGACCCCTGCAAACAGAATGATTTTAGCTTCCTGGAGATATTGTTTTGAAGGCGTTTCAAAAGTAAATTCAGTAATTTTTCAGGTAGAAGAATCCAACCTCAGTGAAGAACAAAAAAAGGCTATTAATGTTGAATTGAGGGGAATAAGAGCATATTATTACTATCAATTATTGGATATGTTCGGAAATGTACCTATTGTTACCGATTATAAAAATGCCGAATTACCTGCCAATTCCAGCAGGAAGCAAGTCTTCGAATTTGTTGAGTCAGAATTAAAAGACATCGTAAACGAACTTCCAAGTGCAACCATTTATGCGAGATTTACTCAAAATGTTGCCAATGCATTATTAGGCCGGCTGTATTTAAATGCTGAAGTTTTTACAGGAACTCCGAGGTGGCAAGATTGTATAAATGCTTGTAAGAAAGTAACGAATTACATCCTGGAACCAAACTATTTCACGAATTTTTTAATTCAGAATGAGGTTTCCAAGGAAAATATCTTCATGATTCCTTATGATAGTAAGTCCGGAACTACTGGGAATTATTTACAGTCTATGTGTGTTCAGGAATACCAGAAATTTGCCATATCACGTACCGGAAATTACCCTGGAAGTCCGAATGGGCTCCTCAGTCAACCTGGCCTTTATTCCTCATTCGATAATAATGACGTCCGTAAAAAATCGTTGCTCGAAGGAAAACAAATCAATTTAAGTACAGGAAAAGTAATCCTTCTGGATGATGGTACTGAGCTTAATTATACTGAGGCAATTGGCGATATCAATGCGGCTAATGCCAATGAAGGTGTCCGAATGTATAAATACGAGGTAAAAGACGGAGAAGGCTGGGAACGCGATCATGACTGGGTGTTAATTCGTTATTCCGAAATATTGCTCATGCAGGCCGAATGTTATATCAGGTTGGGTAATTCAGAATTGGCTCGTCCTTTTGTACAACAGATTCGCTCAAGAGCAGGACTTTCAACACCAGCTACATTAGATCTTAATTTCATCAATAATGAGTTGAAATTTGAATTTGTGTACGAAGGGCACCGGCGCACTGACAATATCCGTTTTGGCGATTACTTCAGACCTTGGTGGAACAAAGGTGTAACTTCTGCTTACAGGGGTATTTTCCCTATCCCGCAATCAGTTCTTGAAAAGAACAAGAACCTGATTCAGAATCCTGGGTATTAG
- the tnpA gene encoding IS66 family insertion sequence element accessory protein TnpA, which yields MYNEKKFRAIYDEFLASGLTIRDYCANQQMNEAKFYYWQHKLKGLLPPKSGFIPVVFENGGQAQSSRVPAPVQVQSTTFSTSGARPQTISCEISYPNGVCLKLNGLPDPQILRSLLVLTRR from the coding sequence ATGTATAATGAGAAAAAATTCCGGGCCATCTATGACGAGTTTCTGGCATCGGGCCTGACCATTCGGGATTATTGCGCCAATCAACAAATGAATGAGGCTAAGTTCTATTATTGGCAACACAAGCTAAAAGGACTATTGCCACCTAAAAGTGGATTTATCCCGGTGGTTTTTGAGAATGGTGGGCAAGCCCAGTCGTCGCGGGTTCCAGCCCCGGTGCAGGTACAATCGACAACCTTTTCAACATCGGGAGCCAGACCCCAAACCATCTCCTGTGAGATTAGCTATCCGAATGGGGTGTGTTTAAAGCTGAACGGTTTGCCCGACCCACAGATATTACGGTCGCTGTTGGTTTTAACGCGCCGGTAG